Within Mongoliitalea daihaiensis, the genomic segment TTTCTGCAATTTCTCTTTTAACTATACAGGTTTTCTTTTCACCTAAATAATGTACCCCTGAACGAAGCCTATTCAAGTTACTCAACTCCAAACTATCAAAATCAGCGATCCTCAACTCTCCAAAACTACGTTCCAAAGCTAATGCAATAGCAACACTCTGACCTACGGACAGCCCAACTACACCAATTTTCTTTTGAGAGAGCTCAGCTTGCTCTTCTGCTGTAATTTTATATTTGTTACGAACGGTCCTAACTTCAGCAAAATCCTCTTCGGGTAATATGTGAACCAATATATTTCTCCAAGGATAATAAACCCAACTACCGTAAAAATCCCCACCCCTTTCAGTCAAGAACTCCCTCGCTAATTCATCCATTTCCAAGGGTTTAATTTGTTTGGTGGGATTTTTAAGCTTTATTAAGTCTTTGATTTGGGATAAAATAGGATCATGAATCCGTACCAATGAATTGTTTTTTAACAGTGAAAAATATGTTAAATCATCTTTTTCCTGTAATTTTAGAACTATATGGCACGTATTTTCTATTTTAGTTGAATATTCCTTTACTAGCATGGTATAATTTTCGATGGGTGAGGCGAATAGTAAATTTACATGAAGTGATGTAAATTTATTTGTTAACAATTAAAATAATTTATCGGTTTTACTAAAATGAATTAAAATACAGTTTTAACTAGCTGATTTTGATTAAAATCACAAAAAAGATTTCGTTAACTGTTAAAAATCTTTATGACTGCTCCTGAAAAAATATCGATTCTTTATGTAGATGATGAGATGCACAATCTTCAGGCTTTCAAGGCTACATTTAGAAGGGATTTTAAAATCCATTTGGCTAACTCCGCTGATGAAGGAAGGTCTGTTTTGAAGAACGAATCCATAGATATCATCATCACCGATCAACGCATGCCCAATGAAGTAGGGGTTGAATTTTTAGCTTCCGTCATCCCTTCACATCCCGACCCCATTAGGATTTTACTCACAGGATATACAGATATCCAAGCTGTAATCGATGCTATCAACAAAGGACAAGTCTACCATTACCTAACCAAACCTTGGGATGAAGATTATATGAGAACTGTCATCAAAAATGCATTTGAGGTATATTCCCTTCGAAAAGAAAATAAAAAACTCACCGAAGATTTGCTTCGTGCCAATGAGCAGTTAGAATTTTTACTGCGCCAAAACCTATTATCTTAAAAGCGAGCAGCCAACAAGAGTTGTAGTTCCTTATGCGTCATACCGAATTTTCTGGCTAAATGAGCATTTGTCAAGCTTCCACGGTAGGTGTATACACCTTTCATAAACCATTTGTAATTAAATACCATTTCCTCTGCACCTCCCAAATCTGCCATTTGAAGAATAATCGGTGTAAAAATATTACTCAGTGAAAATGACGCTGTACGAGCAACTCTTGAAGCTATATTCGGTACACAATAGTGAATTACATCGTGTTTGACATAGACAGGATTATCATGAGATGTCATTGAAGCCGTTTCTACGCAGCCCCCTTGATCGATGCTGACGTCAATAATTATGCTACCTGGATTCATCCCTGCCACCATTTCCTCCGTAATGACAATCATATTTCTACCCTTTTCTGCACGAAGAGCTCCAATGACTACATCAGCACTCTTTAACTCCTCAGCTAGGGTATAGTTATCAATAGTAGAAGTATAGATTTGTTGCCCTAGCAATTGCTTGATTCTTCTGAGCTTGTATAGATGGTTATCAAATACTTTTATATTAGCTCCCAATCCCAAGCCCGTTCTAGCCGCATATTCTGCTACTGTACCAGCACCAATAATCACTACCTTGGTGGGTGGCACTCCGGTAATGCCTCCAAGCAAAAGTCCCTTTCCTGCACTTACAGAACTCAAATACTCTGCTGCTATAAGCATTACTGTAGAACCAGCAATCTCACTCATGGCGCGCACTACTGGCATTCCTCCAACCTTATCTTCTAAATTTTCAAAAGCGACTGCGGTTATTTTTTTTGCATTTAGTGCATGGATGAAAGAAGCCTCCTGCTTTCCTAGCTGTAACGCAGAAATCAAACATGACCCCACGCGCATGTAGTCTATTTCCTCCTCGGAAGGAGGCTCTACTTTAAGGACAACCTCTGCATCAAAAACTTCTTTGGGAGAATAGACAACTTTAGCGCCTGCATCAGAATAATCCTTGTCAGTGAATTTAGAATCATTGCCAGCACCCGATTCCACGAGTACTTGTTGACCATTATTGATCAGTAAGGCAACTGCATCTGGTGTTAAAACTACTCGTTTTTCTTGTGCAGATCTTTCGAGCGGAATACCGATAACCAATGAATTATTTCGAGTTTTAACCTTTGCTTTGGCTTCCTGTGTAAATACAGCTGTATCTGATATCTCAACCATGTTTTTGTCCCTTGATGACTCGGTTTAAGTGGATTTCCCGTTTCCCTGCACTATCCACTGACAGCTCGATCAACACAAAATCCTCTGGCAAATAATGTGGAATTTTCTCTGCCCATTCTAACCAACAATAATTTCCGCTGTAAAAATACTCATCTATACCGATATCCAATACTTCTTCCTCCTCATTAATCCTATAAAAATCAAAATGATAAAAAACCGCACCCTCCTCATTGCCATACTCATTGACTAAACCAAAGGTAGGACTTGACACATTATCAAGCACTCCAAAGAGCCTTGCAATTGCTTTAATCAACGTTGTTTTACCAGCTCCCATAGGCCCTTTAAACACCCAAACAGGCATGTCTTCCGCGTACAGTTTTACCTGTCGAGCGACCTCTTCTAGTGCTGACAACTCGTAAGTATCAATGCGATTCAATTCCAAATTAATTTATCTTAGGTTTTAAATGGGCCAAAGGAATAATCATCTCCTCTAAGGATACCCCCCCATGCTGGAAGGTATCTTTATAAAAGTTGACGTAGTAATTGTAATTATTTGGATATGCAAAGAAATAATCTTCTACTGCAAAAACATAGCTTGTGGACACATTAAAACGTGGAAGTTTGGCATCTTCTGGCTTGTTGATCTCAAATACCTTACCGCTTTCAAAATTTAAATTTTTCCCCTGCTTATACCTTAAATTCGTAGTAATAGTTTTATCCCCGATGATTTTGTAGGGCTTGTTGACTCTTTTTGTGCCATGATCGGTTGTTACAATGACTTCTGCTTTAGCATCGTTGATCTTTTTAAACATTTCGAATAAGGTTGAATGCTCAAACCAACTTCTCGTGAGCGAACGGTAAGCCGATTCATTAGGGGCCAACTCGCGGATCATTTTCATATCCGTGCGTGCGTGAGACATCATATCCACAAAGTTATAGACCAATACATTCAAATCATTATGTAAAAAATTATTAAAGTGCTCTAAGGCATTTTTCCCTTGGTAGGCTTGCAGAATCTTGGTGTAGCTAAATCTAATATTAAGCCTATTCTTGTGGAGATTTTCGGCCAAAAATTCCTCTTCATTATTGTTTTTCCCTTCATCGGTATCCTCTCCTTCCCACAGATCCGGATGGAATCGAGCCATCTCAGATGGCATCATACCACTGAACAAAGAATTTCTTGCATAGGCCGTAGTCGTAGGAAGAATACTGAAATAAGAAGTCTCTTCTTTAATCGTGAAATACTCCGTAATCAAGGGTTTTAGTATTTCCCATTGATCCAATCGAAGATTGTCAATTACAATGAAAAATAAAGGTTTACCTTCTTGCAAGTGAGGAAACACTTTTTCTTTCATAACTCTGGGACTAAGCAAAGGTTTATCGATTTTCGGATCATTCAACCAGTCCAAATAATTGGTTTTGATAAACTTAGCAAAGGAACCATTGGCCTCTATCTTTTGAGTATCCAGTACATCCTGCATACTTTTATTTTCAGTTTCATCAATCTCCAATTCCCAATAAGTCAGTCTCTTATAAACATCCATCCATTCTTTATGGGTGGAGGCATCATTGCAAGCCATGCTAATATTCATGAAATCCTGTCGGTAGGATAGATTGGTTTTCTCCGTAATCAGCTGTTTGTTTTGAAGAATTTTCTTGACCGAAAGAAGGATTTGATTTGGATTAATAGGTTTGATAAGGTAGTCTGCGATCTTTCCTCCGATCGCATCATCCATGATATGCTCTTCCTCACTTTTGGTAATCATTACTACCGGTATATGAGGTTTGATCATTTTGATGTGCTGCAATGTTTCCAAGCCGGTCATACCTGGCATCATTTCATCCAAAAATATTACATCAAATGATTGCAACTCTACTTCATCGATCGCATCTACACCCGAATTAACTGTCACAATTTCATAACCCCTTTGTTGAAGAAACAAAATATGAGGTTTCAGGAGATCTATTTCGTCATCTGCCCAAAGGATTTTAAATTTTTGCATAAAATTCGGTTTAATTCTTTTAAAATTATAATTACTTTTGGAATCAATCAAATGTCAGCGACATTGAAAAGCAGAAAGATTCTTAATGACCCTGTGTATGGGTTTATTACCATCCCCAGTGAGTTGATTTTTTCTATCATAGATCATCCCTTCTTTCAAAGGTTACGTCGGATCAGGCAATTAGGTTTGACAGACTTTGTATACCCAGGAGCACTGCATACCCGATTTCACCATGCCTTGGGCGCCATGCACTTGATGAGTATCACGCTGGAAAATCTACGGTACAAAGGTCATGAAATTTCGGAAGAAGAGTTTGAGGCTGCCCTCATTGCCATTCTCTTACACGACATTGGGCATGGACCCTTTTCACATGCTTTGGAATACAGTCTACTCAAAAACATTCCTCATGAGCGATTATCAATATTGATCATGGAAGAGTTGAATAGGCAATTCCACGGAAAGCTCAATTTAGCTCTTAAAATTTTCAATAATCAGTATGAACGGAAATTTTTCCATCAATTAGTTTCTTCTCAACTGGATATCGACCGCCTTGACTACTTACAACGAGATTGCTTTTTTACGGGTGTTTCGGAAGGAACCATCGGTGCAGATCGCATCATCAAGATGATGGATATCAAAAACGATCAACTGGTAGTAGAAGAGAAAGGACTTTACAGTATTGAGAATTTTCTATCCGCTAGGAGGCTGATGTATTGGCAGGTATATCTTCACAAGACAACAGTCAGTGCCGAGAAAATGCTCATCAACCTTGTATTGAGAGCAAAATATGTGCAACAAAACCGGGGAAATCTTCGGGCTACGGATGAATTGATTCATTTTCTATCCCATGATTTTACTTTAAAGGATTTTGAACATTCTACGGAATTATTAAAGCTGTTTTTATCTTTGGATGATTTTGATATTTGGGGAGGCATCAAGTTGTGGAAAAATGAGAGTGATTACATTTTAAAAAGTATTTCGAAGATGTTTCTAGAGCGGAAGCTATTTAAAATAAATCTCAGAAATGAAGAATACCTCCCCGAAGAAATTGAAGAAGCGGGTACAAAAACAATGAAAAAGTTAGGAATCGAAGTATCTGACCTTCCATACTTTTTCACATATGGGAGTATCAGCAATAATGCCTACTTAACGAAAGAAAAAATCCATATTTTGACTAAAAGGGGAGAAATATTGGATGTTGCCCAAGCAGCAGACCTGCCAAATATCAAAGCAATGAGTAAAATAGTAACGAAACATTATATATGTCAGGCTAAAAGTTTAAATTTGTAGTCTTTAAATACAAAAAATGGAATTTACACTTGATCAGATAGCCGCCATCTTAAGTGGAACAATTGAAGGAGATAGTTCGGCAACGGTAAGCCGTTTAGACAAAATTCAGGAAGGAAAGCCAGGAGGCATTAGTTTCTTGTCCAATGAAAAGTATGAATCATTTCTATACGAAACAAAAGCCACAGCCGTTATTGTTTCAGATACATTAACCCTTCAAAAACCCGTCAAGTGTCATCTCATTCGTGTTAAAAACCCTTACATAGGATTTACCCAATTGCTGGAAGCCTACAGCCAATTGACCAAACAGAGCAAGGTCGGTGTAGAGGATCCTTCTTATATGGATGCCAGCGCCTCCATGGACGAAGGTGGCTACAGGGGAGCATTTTCTTACATTGGAAAAAATTGTAGCATAGGTAAACATGTGAAAATTCATCCACAAGCATACGTGGGAGACAATTGTGTCATTGGTGACTATACGATCATTCACCCGGGGGTAAAAGTATATTATGACACAAAAATAGGTGCCCATTGTGAAATTCATCCTGGCGCGGTTATTGGTTCAGATGGTTTCGGATTTGCGCCTCAAGAAGACGGCTCCTACAAAACCATCCCCCAGATCGGGAATGTAATCATCGAAGATCATGTGAGTATCGGTGCCAACTCCACCATTGACCGAGCGACAATGGGTTCAACTCATATCAAAAGTGGTGTGAAAATTGATAATTTAGTGCAAATTGCCCACAATGTTGTAGTGGGTGAACATACTGTAATAGCTTCTCAATCGGGAATTTCAGGTTCTGCCGAAATCGGCAAAAACTGCGTAATTGCTGGTCAAGTTGGCGTGGTAGGCCATATTAAAATTGCTGATAACACAACGGTAGGGGCTAAAACAGGCATCAGTAAAAATGTTACAAAGAAGGGGCAGACTCTTTTTGGATTTATTTCCATGGACCTAAAAGATTTCCTAAAATCTTACGCGATTTTCAGAAATCTCCCTCAACTCCAACAAAGAGTTAAGGAACTGGAAAAAAAAGACTAAATTTGCAACCTTAAATCTGTAAAAAGCAACCATGAGGGTTAAACAGCATACTATTCAAAAGCAAGTAACAGTCAGTGGTGTAGGATTACACACGGGAGTCATGTCCAATATGACATTCTTACCAGCACCTCCCAACCATGGGTACAAATTCCAGCGCATTGACCTGGAAGGCAGCCCGATAATTGATGCAGATGTAGACAATGTAGTGGATGTTTCCCGTGGTACTACGCTAGAGCAGAGTGGCGCCCGTGTATTTACCGTTGAGCACGTTTTAGCAGCCTTAGTTGGTTTAGAAATAGATAACGTACTGATCCAATTGGACGGCCCAGAACCTCCTATCATGGATGGCTCTTCCATACAGTTTATTGAAGTATTGGAAGCAGCGGGAATTCAAGAGCAAAATGCTCTTCGTAGATTTTTTGAAGTTCCTGAAAGTATCTCCTACAGAGACCCTGCACGCGAAGTGGAACTAGCAGCTCTTCCTTTGGATGATTACCGGGTGACCGTGATGGTAGATTACAATTCTCCAGTCTTAGGCAGTCAGCATGCTTCTATTACCAATATCAATCAGTTCAAAGCAGAAATTGCATCTTGTAGAACATTCTGCTTTTTACACGAGCTTGAGATGCTCTACAATCAAAACCTGATCAAAGGTGGAGATTTAAACAATGCCATTGTTGTAGTAGACCGCGTCGTAGAAGATGCAGAATTGGAACATTTAGCAAAAATGTTCAATAAAAAGAAAGTAGAAGTTCGAAAAGAGGGAATCCTTAACAACGTGGACTTGCGCTATAAAAATGAACCTGCTAGACACAAATTGCTAGATGTGGTAGGTGATTTAGCATTGGTTGGAAGGCCTTTGAAAGCGCAAATTTTGGCAGCAAGACCAGGTCATGCAGCCAATGTAGCTTTTGCAAAAAAATTAAAAAGGGCATGGGAAAAAATAGGGCCTAACCATATCCCACATTATGACCCAAAGCTTCCTCCTGTGATGGATATCAATCAGATAAGTAATATCTTACCTCACCGATATCCTTTTCAATTGTTAGACAAAATCATCTACTTAGATGAAACTACCGTAGCAGGAGTCAAAAATGTAACGATTAACGAACCCTTCTTCATGGGTCATTTTCCTGCAAATCCTGTAATGCCGGGTGTATTGCAAGTGGAAGCAATGGCACAAACAGGAGGTATATTAGTTTTAAGTACTGTAAACGACCCTGAAAATTATTGGACCTATTTCTTGGGAATTGAAAATTGCAAGTTCCGAAAAATGGTCCTACCAGGAGATACCCTTATATTTAAATGTGAACTTTTGGCCCCTATCCGCCGTGGCATCGCTAAGATGAAAGGAGAGGCTTATGTGGGCAATACCCTTGTTTGTGAAGCTACCATGACAGCCAGTATTGTAAGAAAAGAATCATGATCAGCAATCTTTCCCATATTGATCCACTAGCCAGCATCGGAGACGGAGTTCATATAGATCCCTTCACGATGATCCATGAAGACGTAATTATCGGTGAAGGTACTTGGATAGGATCCAATGTTACAATTTATCCCGGTGCTAGGATTGGTAAAAACTGTAAGATATTTCCGGGCGCGGTAATTTCAGCAATTCCACAAGACCTTAAATTTCAGGGAGAATCCACTACCGTAGAGATTGGAGATCATACCACCATACGTGAATGTGTCACCATCAGTCGCGGGACGATCGAAAAAAGAACAACAAAAGTAGGCAGCAACTGCCTATTGATGGCCTATGTACATATTGCCCACGACTGTATCGTGGGAAATAATGTTATCATTGCCAATTCAGTTCAAGTAGCAGGACATGTAACGATTGACGATTGGGCTATCGTAGGTGGTAGCAGTGCCATTCATCAGTTTGTTAAAGTCGGCATGCATAGCATGATTTCAGGTGGATCACTCGTGAGAAAAGATGTGCCTCCATTTACGAAAGCAGCAAGAGAACCACTCAGCTATGCCGGTGTAAACAGTTTAGGTTTACGAAGAAGAGGTTTTTCTTCCGAAAGTATTAGCCATATCCAAGAAGTCTATCGCTATTTGTTTTTAAATAGTCTCAACAATAGCCGAGCCCTCGAAGAGATTGAAATCAATTTACCAGCCACCAAAGAAAGGGATGAAATTATAAACTTTATTCGTTCTTCGGAAAGAGGCGTCATGAAAGGCTACATCAGCTAAGATGATTTCTATTCAGCTCGTCAATAGCTCCAAACGATTCCAGTTTGAATGGATCTTTAAAGATATTTCGCTGAATTTAGATGAAGCATCCGCATGGGCCATTACCGGCTCCAACGGATCAGGTAAATCCACTTTGCTCAAATGTATTTCAGGGCAACTGCCTTTGACAGATGGAAGTATTGAATATAGCCTGAATGAAAAAAAAATCCATGATACGGAAATTTATCAACATTTAGTTATCAGTGCACCTTATCTGGAACTACCCGAAGAATTCACGCTCAAAGAAGTTTTGAAATTTCATTTTAAATTCAAAAAAGCATATCAGAGTCTATCTATTGAGAAAATGATGGACATAATGTATCTCAGTGAACACAAAAATAAGGCTATCTCTCAATTTTCATCAGGAATGAAGCAACGCTTAAAATTGGGGCTTTGCTTTTTCTCAGATGTTCCCTTGATTCTTTTAGATGAACCAACTTCCAATTTGGATAAAAGAGGTTCCGATTGGTATTTGGATTTAGTAGAAGATTTTGGTGCAGGACGTAAAATCCTGGTTTGCTCCAACGAGCCAAAAGAGTATGGCTATTGTGAAAAAAAAATAGAAATAGAGCAGTATAAGATCCGCCCAAAACTTTGAAAATTCAAGTAAATCCTTTAGATTTCAACAATTATAGAGACGATAATCATGAAAAAAATCTTTTTTGCCTTCGCACTTCCTTTCTTAGCAGTGCTTTTATTGGGTGCATGTAGAGGTTCTGGTGAAACTCCTGAGCCACCCAAAACCCCCGAAGAGTTAGCAATCTTGGACTTGACTGGAGGCTCATCTCAAGTTTGGATAATTGCAGGTGGGGGTTCGGTTACCAGAGATGGACGTACAGAAACCAATTTGTATGCTAATTTGGAGCTCAATTTAGCAAGCTCTTCCAGCAGTAAAACCTATCAAACGAGTAATAGTAATAATCTTTTTGACTCCAATGGTACTTGGACTTTTGAAGGCGGTAATTTTGACCGAATCAGATTATCCGGAACAAGACCTGCAGCTGGCAGAGATATGACTTATACTAGGACAGGCAATAACCTCATCCTCAGGTTCACGATCCCCATGCCAACCGGCCGATCTAATGAACGCGTGGATGCTATTGCTGGGAGCTATATTTTTACGTTTGTCAGGAGACAATAAAGGGAAATACAGAGCTAATCCCTGTGTATATTGACCAATAAAAATGCTTTAAAAACACGGGATTATTCATTCTCATTCATACTATCCGAAGGAGAAGGGAAGGTTATAAAAGCCGTTTCCCTTCTAACTTTATAATAGGCAGTTGACAAGTGGAAGAATATACTCATTCTCTTACTTGATTGGCAATAGGTACATTGTAACTTATAGCTTTTCCTGCAATGATGCTATACTCCCTCGTTTCAGTACTTCATTGTTTATCACAACCACAGGAGCGGATTTGCAAAAATCCATACATTTGGTTTTGATGATTTTAAACTTTCCTTTATAATCCTCCGATCGGACTAGATCTTTGATATCTTTTTGGAGTTTTTTACACCCACCCTTTTTACAATCCGAACCATTGCAAACAAAAATAAACCTTCTGTAGGTTGCCATAAAATTTGAGCGTTTAAACTTTCAATGTGACCAATGTGACACCTGAGCCTCCTCTGTCGGCATGTTCATCTTCCATCCTACCCACATACGGCATTGTGCGAAGTAAGTTTCGAGTGATTTCGCGTAAAATCCCATCTCCTTTCCCATGAACAATACGTAAATCCTTCACGCCTAGCATATATCCATCATCCATGAAACTCTGAACTAACGATAAAACTTCTTCACCTCTTTTTCCTCTCAAATCCAAATTCGGGGAAAAATCCAGCATTTTAGCATTCGTATCGAAGCCTGTTCTGCGGGCGAAAGATTTTTTCTCTTTCTTCATTTCCGTATTGGAAATTTTCTCCAATCGATTCAATTTAACCGTAGATTTCAATTCCCCGATTAAGATATCAGCCTCTTTTTTCTTTAGCCCTAATACTTCGGCAATGGCTCCATTATCTTTCACCCGTACATAATCACCAACTTCAATTTCTCCTCCAATAACCTTTACTTGCTTTTCTACAGCTACAGGGACTTCTACCGGCTTGACTTCTTGCTTCAATACTTCCAGTTCTTGCCGGACAGCTTTCACTGCCTGTTTTTCAGCATTAGTTTCCTTAATGGTACGGATGGACTGCTCAATTTTTTGATTGACTTGATCTAATAAAGCTTTGGCTTCTGTTTTAGCTTGCTGAATGTACTGCTTTTTGTTAGTATCAATCGTTTCTTTCAGCTGATTGTATTCTTTCATCCGCTGTTCCAAGATTCGCTCGCGCTTTTGGTTTTCATGGACCAACTGCTCCAACTTAGTTTTTTCATTCTCAATCTTGGTCAGCATACGGTCATATTTGACACGTGTTTCCCCAATATGCTCTTTAGCATAGGCTAGAATTTCATTGGAAATACCAATTTTGGAAGCAATCTCCAAGGCGAAGGAACTTCCAGGTTTACCTATCTCCAATTGATACAGAGGTTCCAACTTATCTACGTCATAACGCATGGCACCATTGACTAGGCCTTGATTTTTTGCTGCCACTTCTTTTAGATTACCATAGTGGGTTGTAATCACTCCATAGGCCCCAGATTTATTCAACGATAACAAAATGCCTTCGGCGATAGCCCCCCCAAAAACAGGTTCGGTTCCAGTACCAAATTCATCGATAAAGACAATGGTCTTTTTGTTGGCCATTTGAGTAAAGTACTTCATACTCATCAAGTGTGAACTGTAGGTACTCAGGTCATTTTCAATATTTTGTTCATCCCCTATATCGATGAAAAAATTATCAAACATACACATCGTAGATTGCTCGTCCATAGGGACCAAAAGGCCGCACTGCAACATGTATTGCACCATGGCAACAGTCTTCAAGGTGACAGACTTACCTCCAGCATTGGGTCCTGAAATAACTAGAAGGCGTCTATTGTGATCCAACTCCAATCGTAAGGGCACTATTTTCTTCCCTTGCTCCTTCAAAGCAAATTCTAGTAAAGGATGGCGTGCATTGAACCAATTGAGTATTTTGGCTTTATCTAAAGTAGGCTTATGAGAACCTGTCTTAAGTGCAAACTTGGCCTTGGCACGAATGAAATCAATCAAGCCCAAAAAGGTCAAGCCTTTGCGTAGATCTGGGATCAAAGGACGGAGCTGATCGGTAAGTTTGGTTAAAATCTTTTGGATTTCCCGACGCTCCATGTATTCCAGATCTTTGAGCTCATTGTTGATATCCAGCACTTCGGCAGGCTCTAAGTAGACTGTCTGACCAGTTGCGGATTCATCATGAATAAAACCACTGATTTTTCTTTTATACTCAGCCAAAACAGGGATCACCATTCTCCCTCCACGAATCGTAATCGAAGCATCCTCGGGCGTCAAACCTTTAGCTCTTGCATCCCGATAGATGCGTTCCAAAACCTTGCGCAGCCTGCTTTCTTCATACAAAATCTGAGAGCGAATCATAGAAAGCTCTTTGGAGGCATTACTACGCATCTTGCCTTTTTCGTCGATCACCCGCTCGATCGCTTTCAAAAGGTCAGCGTTCATATGGACGAGTCCCAACAATTCGAATAATTGAGGATATTGCTCAGACCTTTCCAAGATAAAAGAAACACAAGAAAACAATGTCTGTAAGGAAAGCTTCAATTCATGGAATTCCTCTTCATAGAGAAAAGTACCTTCAATTTTGGCTTTATCCAAAAATGGATGAATATTGGTAAAATTTGAGGCTGGAAAAAAATCACCAGATTCTAATATTTGCTTGAATTCAGCCGTCTGTTCCAATAAGCGAGTAAGCAATTTAGTATCTTTAGTAAAAGACATTTTATCGACAAACTCTGTTCCGAGAGGGCCAGCACATTCTTCTTTGAGTAAATCACGAATTTTTGTGAAATTAATTTTCTCCTCCAGATTTTTGGGGTAAATCATCATGGGTTATTGATTGCCTACTTTTTCTTTGATGCTTAACGAGTCTATGATACGGGCATAGATTCGGTCCATTTGTTTGGCATCCCGTATGTAATATTCCAAACTGACCTTAAAAACAGAATCCTGCACTTGATGTTTAGCGAATACCTCTTTTTCTAACAAAGGATACAGCATACGGGAAGAATCGTAGTGGATAGGAAAGGTCGTCACGTAGCCTTCTGCCATATGAATATCCAGCAAGACATTGATCAATTGGTCTTCTGAAAGGATACCAGCAGGAGCACTGTTTTTACTACAACTGATTAAACACAGGAATACAAGGAAAGTAGCTATATATTTCACAATGCAAAATTAATGGAATTCGTGGCTTGAAGGAAGTTTTAGGCGGATATCTTGAAATTGTATAGGATCAAGCTGTCAGTATTTTTGTCAAAAAAGCAGTTGGATAACAAAGGGAACAGTTTTTGCCCTATATTTGCCAACCCATAACATGGGGCTGACCGGTTTTGACAGTAGGTGTAAGGACTGGGCTCGCATGCAGGCTGGAGTATGTACGGCCTTAAATCATTCATACGAACACAATTGGCGAAACTCGTTACGCCATGGCTGCCTAATCTAACCCTCCGGGGATAGATACTGCTTAAAGGGTTGAGTTACGAGAGTAATTCCCCAGCCACATCCCGCCTTCCGTTGTTTTGTCCGGGGGGATTTGGGGTGTCGATCAGACAGAGCTGCTTTCCGTGAGGCTACTAAACGGGACTAAGACTAGTGGCTAAGCTGTTGTCCGGTGTGTTACCCAGCAAACAACAGTCGAAAAACCAACAGGTAACTAAGCATGTAGACGGTACGGTGTTTCCCTATCTGGACGAGGGTTCGAATCCCTCCAGCTCCACAATTAAAAATCCCACTCTTCCCTCAAACTCTACGAGTTTTTTATTGGAGAGTGGTTTTTTTT encodes:
- a CDS encoding response regulator, yielding MTAPEKISILYVDDEMHNLQAFKATFRRDFKIHLANSADEGRSVLKNESIDIIITDQRMPNEVGVEFLASVIPSHPDPIRILLTGYTDIQAVIDAINKGQVYHYLTKPWDEDYMRTVIKNAFEVYSLRKENKKLTEDLLRANEQLEFLLRQNLLS
- a CDS encoding alanine dehydrogenase codes for the protein MVEISDTAVFTQEAKAKVKTRNNSLVIGIPLERSAQEKRVVLTPDAVALLINNGQQVLVESGAGNDSKFTDKDYSDAGAKVVYSPKEVFDAEVVLKVEPPSEEEIDYMRVGSCLISALQLGKQEASFIHALNAKKITAVAFENLEDKVGGMPVVRAMSEIAGSTVMLIAAEYLSSVSAGKGLLLGGITGVPPTKVVIIGAGTVAEYAARTGLGLGANIKVFDNHLYKLRRIKQLLGQQIYTSTIDNYTLAEELKSADVVIGALRAEKGRNMIVITEEMVAGMNPGSIIIDVSIDQGGCVETASMTSHDNPVYVKHDVIHYCVPNIASRVARTASFSLSNIFTPIILQMADLGGAEEMVFNYKWFMKGVYTYRGSLTNAHLARKFGMTHKELQLLLAARF
- the tsaE gene encoding tRNA (adenosine(37)-N6)-threonylcarbamoyltransferase complex ATPase subunit type 1 TsaE, giving the protein MNRIDTYELSALEEVARQVKLYAEDMPVWVFKGPMGAGKTTLIKAIARLFGVLDNVSSPTFGLVNEYGNEEGAVFYHFDFYRINEEEEVLDIGIDEYFYSGNYCWLEWAEKIPHYLPEDFVLIELSVDSAGKREIHLNRVIKGQKHG
- the porX gene encoding T9SS response regulator signal transducer PorX → MQKFKILWADDEIDLLKPHILFLQQRGYEIVTVNSGVDAIDEVELQSFDVIFLDEMMPGMTGLETLQHIKMIKPHIPVVMITKSEEEHIMDDAIGGKIADYLIKPINPNQILLSVKKILQNKQLITEKTNLSYRQDFMNISMACNDASTHKEWMDVYKRLTYWELEIDETENKSMQDVLDTQKIEANGSFAKFIKTNYLDWLNDPKIDKPLLSPRVMKEKVFPHLQEGKPLFFIVIDNLRLDQWEILKPLITEYFTIKEETSYFSILPTTTAYARNSLFSGMMPSEMARFHPDLWEGEDTDEGKNNNEEEFLAENLHKNRLNIRFSYTKILQAYQGKNALEHFNNFLHNDLNVLVYNFVDMMSHARTDMKMIRELAPNESAYRSLTRSWFEHSTLFEMFKKINDAKAEVIVTTDHGTKRVNKPYKIIGDKTITTNLRYKQGKNLNFESGKVFEINKPEDAKLPRFNVSTSYVFAVEDYFFAYPNNYNYYVNFYKDTFQHGGVSLEEMIIPLAHLKPKIN
- a CDS encoding HD domain-containing protein, with amino-acid sequence MSATLKSRKILNDPVYGFITIPSELIFSIIDHPFFQRLRRIRQLGLTDFVYPGALHTRFHHALGAMHLMSITLENLRYKGHEISEEEFEAALIAILLHDIGHGPFSHALEYSLLKNIPHERLSILIMEELNRQFHGKLNLALKIFNNQYERKFFHQLVSSQLDIDRLDYLQRDCFFTGVSEGTIGADRIIKMMDIKNDQLVVEEKGLYSIENFLSARRLMYWQVYLHKTTVSAEKMLINLVLRAKYVQQNRGNLRATDELIHFLSHDFTLKDFEHSTELLKLFLSLDDFDIWGGIKLWKNESDYILKSISKMFLERKLFKINLRNEEYLPEEIEEAGTKTMKKLGIEVSDLPYFFTYGSISNNAYLTKEKIHILTKRGEILDVAQAADLPNIKAMSKIVTKHYICQAKSLNL